The region AGGGAACTGGCATAATGGAGTAAAACTGGGTGGAAAAAACCCTTTCTAACTCAGTAACGATGCTGATCACGCAGTTTAGTAATAAGATACCTGCAGAAACGCCGTTACTCACCTTCCCGATGGACAATCCAGTGTAGTCCAATCGGCTCTCCCTAATGAAGCtacagagaggagagcagggcAGTGAGTTAAAGTCCCCACAAAGCACCACGGGACAGGTGCTGCCATCGGCCAGCCCCGCCACGCGGCTAATCTCGGCTAGCAGCATGGATAGCTGGGCCAGTTTGATGTCACCACGCCTGGGGTTGTACAGCAGGTGAGTGTTGGCCACACAGATATGGCAGGCCGATGGCTCCACAGGCTGCAGCAGCAGAATCAGGCCCACGTTATCACGGTCCAGTAGGGGGATTCCTCGCCGGAAATACTCCACAGGGTGACGGGAGAGCAGTGAGAAGCGCTCGCGTTtgaacaccacagcacagccgTCAGGCTTTCTGCCTGTCCGCCTCTTATACTCGCAGTGGTACCCTGAAAGGGGAGGCATACACAAACCACTCCACTCTAAATAAACCACAACTATGCTGAACAGAACGTTATaaacatatgtaaacatacagCATCTGCCTAACAAGTTAAGTCTCAAATCTTCGCCAATGGCTCCCTCTAGTGAACATTCTTCACTTGATATTGAATTgcacttttcataaatgttaatCCAATACCCTTATTACACagacttttaaattattttttgccaATTTGATAAGCACACTACTGCAAGGTGAAAAAGACATTTAGACATAGGCCATTTAGACAATACACCTTTATATTAAAAGACCATTAAGTGGTCCTGAAATGTTAAGTACCTAGAGATTCCAGACTGGGTTTGATCTGTTTTAAATAGTGGTCCTCTTGCACCTCCTGAAGACACATTATCTGAAGAgacaaatgtaattaaacatgaCCCAGCAAATGAGCACTAAATCCACATAGCACAAAGTGAACAGCAAGAACATAACAATACCCGCAGTAAACATCATTCAAAATAGAGGTTCTTTGTTCAGTACCTAAATGTCGATTTGTTAtcatatattaaacaaatgaagtTATTTCATAAACTGTCAAAAGCTTTATTGGCTCTACACCCCTATATATCAACAGTGCATAGACCTATACTGCTGTTTATGCATTAATATATACAGACCAAAAGCATTTAatactgaaaatacaaataactCTGACATCTCTTGTTCATATCAATAACTTGATGAGAGAAGATGGGGCACAGCctaccatcaaaacaaccaaaacgtTCAGTTCTTAGATCCAAGAATAAAAGCTTACATCTGCACTGTGCTGTTCCAGCTCTTTGATGATCTTGGTGAACCTGTGTCCCCAACTTAGTATGAGGGGGTTACAGTGTTTGTAAAGGTAAGCATTGCTAAGGAGTAGTTCTTGTGAGAGGATATTGTAGGACATCACAGAGAAATCAAAGTGTCGTTCACGAATGCTCCCAGTCTCCCGTGGTCCATACCCACAGGcctcctcccactccctctttAATTCTGTAAGaggacattaaaataaaagttaggAGTTGACATTTAATTTGCACCAGACTGAATATCATATATTTCCAGCagcataagaaaacaaaatcaattaaCAACTGCTTTTCTGAAACTGGCAACTTATTTTAGAGGATTTTTACCTGTTTTAGTCCCTCGATTTTCAGAGCTTGGTGGGACTTTCCCAGGGGGAAGAGATGCCCCTGTGATGTGAAGCCATACAGGACTCTGCTCCTGGCTTTCTTCCAGAGCTGAGCGCTTAGGGCTGCGCTGCCAGTTTCCATGTGAGCCACTATCCTCAGAGCGCTTCCTCTTTCTGAGACCTTCTTCATCAGCCCGGTCCATCCCTCCAGAATAGAGATGAACTGGAGAGATGTGCTGGGGAACACTGTGTGGAAACAGCCCTGGCCGTCTCCACTCACGCCAGCGCAAGGGGTCGGGAGGCCTGGGCGCGGTGGCGTGGTCCgtgtgggaggtgctggggCTCCAGGACTGCTCGGGAAACTGACCCCACCACCATGAAGTCCTCGGCTGGTGTCGATGCCAGTGTCTCCGCGCCCTGGCAAAGGTTTGAGCAGAAGTCGCTGCTGTCAGGGGACGGGCCAACATGGATCGACTGCAAGAGGGAAAGATCAATATTAGCCCAGGTTACTGCTTGGATatagtttagctagctagctactgttaGAACCAATGCAGCACTACCTAGCAAAACCACACAATAAGTGCCAGCCTCCAAACACTAGGTGCTGAACAAGAGAAaactgcctgcctgcctgcctgcctgcctgccgcTGCCTGCCCAGTATGTGAGCTGGAAACACACCGCCCACTGCAGCCTGCACCTCAGCTAGCCTAGCTTATCTTAGCTAGCTCATAGCTTACTTCGTGTTTGCAGCTTGACTGGCATAGTGTACGTTTGGGTGTCGATACATTTAAAGAAGTCCTAGTTAAAACGGTGCCGGCTGTTCCCAACACTTGTAACTTAGCATTAGTAAAATTCAGCTTTCAAATAAAGTGTAGTTACGATGACAGATGATGTTAACTcggaaaacaaaacacaagagagGTCTCTGAAAATGACGTCACTACGAGGTCCGGCATGTGTTGGACAGACGGAGGATAACGCGCGTTTTATAATGTCTCCCTTATACGAgtttaaaatgatgatgataCAGTATGATGCAGCAAAATGAGATAAACAGGATTAGTGCAGCAAAATGAGATAAACAGGATTAGGTAAGGTATCAGTACAAAACCCAAGGCAGGAGACGGTCGTGTAGCCAGAGCCCGTTTATAAGGAGCCTCCTTAGTATCACACAACCGCCAGAGGGCGCCAGAAAGAGAGTCCGAAATTAAGCAGAATGGAGAAAAACGTTAAAAACGAAAGATTAAAATAGTTTCTCACCACTTGACCAAGATCTTCCTTTTGTAATATAGAAATATGTGTTCCACTAAAAATAGCAAAGATAatcttttatttcctttttttgtacAGCGGACGGGTTTAAGCCAGTAGGCTGCTAGCATTTCTGCTACTCGCGTGTCAGCTCACCAACCAATCAGCACTCAGTATGAGGAACGCTAGCGCCTCTAGCGTCTGACAAGTCCTAGATGTCCTAGATGTCTCGCTAAGTAGCCACTGCAATATACACTTAactcacacaaatgcagacagtAAATCACGGCGtaatcaaataataaatcatttatattttacataacGATGGCTGTTggatacatttatattaaaaataaacatgacttaAATGATGACTTAAATCGTAGCATAGATTTCAGGAAGCATAGATTTCATGGTAAATTATAAATgagcaaatataaaaataactccAGCAATTTTGTATGGTTTAGAATTTCACAGTCTAAGTAGAAACACTGGTGATTGTATCAGTATTCAGGTTGCGTAATCATTCCTGCATGCTTAAAGGTTATcgattttctttgtttctaaTGTGAAGTTTAGTTTTGCATATGATTTATGGTTCATCATGTGTATGTCTATGGACTAAGTATTTTAAGTTTCTATTTAAAGGAACTATCCATTttgaccactagatggcaatGTAAACccacgctcgctctctctctctctctctctctctctctctctctctctctctctctctctctctctctctctctctctctctctctttccctctaacACTTAATTAACTGTTCTTATTAAATAATGTTAGACAAAAAGTTAAGTGTATTGTACTGAAATGGACCtcaaacaaactgaaacaaGCTGTTATTGCATTGTCTAAGGCCTTATTGCTTACTATGCAATAACAGGTTCCTGCACGTTACTATAACCGTAACCCATGGGTCTTTATAACCCTAATTAAAGGGACTTTATTAGAcatttaaacaatacatttagaATACAGTTATAAATCAGAGAACCCTCATCTAATTAGTTTTACTCTGTAGAACATGTTATAATATTTGTAGACAATTGCTTAAGTTTgtaattgaaatgaaatgatgtaAGTAGTTTGTAGTAGAAACATAAATCATAGCTTTCATAGCTTTTTCAAAGCTTACAGAAGTTAAATATACTCATCCTTCTTCCACTATTTCTTCTGTATGCATTTGCTTTTAGAAGAGGCCGTCCAATAAAGCTACAGTTTAGTGCAGTGTAAGTGATATTCAGTGAATTAAAAAGGGATGCCCTGGTGCTCTGTGTAATGGCGCAGCTGATTGAGGGCAATGTTGGAAGGTAGCAGGTTTGTTCTCTGATTGCAGCTAATGCGAGAGACGTCCTACAGTGATCAGGTGTAATTAGAATACAGTGAACAGCAGTAGTTCATCCAGGTCTcattttcacagaaaaaaatgacagtgaATCTGTGTGGTGTGTCACACCTTAACCTGCTGCAGAACCAGAGCCACCGGCGAACGTCTGGTGATAAACGTCTGGTCTTGTGGATAAAACATTAACAGCGTTACTTATTTTGTTACTTATTTCCTGTGTAGAATGTCAAAGTCAGCAGATTTGAGCTTCACCagccttcttcttcttcttttttaagaaaacacacatcaaaTATTAACATGTTTCTACAGATGAGCAAGCGCTTCCTGGCAGAGTGGAAAGTGGGTCAGGACAGTCGGAGTTTCTGCATTAATGTGTGAAATGCATTTCCTGGATTTTTCATTCCCCCAAGGACAACATGAAAAAAGGTCATTGAGAGCTATGGCGGTCTGAAAAACCTTCTTTCACAATAAAAACCTTTCTGTGGAGAGACATGGCGCTCCACGCCGTGGACACCCTGAGCAGAAACTCTCAGGGATGCTATGGCAATAAAGCACTGAAATGTTAATGTGACATTTGACAGTCATTTAAAGAACCTGCGCGTGTGGCACGAAGGGACGTGCTGGACCTAGTGTTACTTCAGGACACGATTAACCGGCGTGTTCGTTTGAAGGGCACCATGAATCAAGTTCCTTTTAAAGTGCATTTCTTTAATTACCAAACCATTAATATGACATTCATATGGCATTCATTTTAGTTCAGTGTgtggggaagaagaagaaactgaAGTATGTTTACATACATGCAAACGTACCCAGACTGTGTACAAAAGCCCTGATTCATACTGAGTCAGCAAGATTGGCCAACCTCTGGGACGTATACCGATTTAGACGAGGGAAAAACTAATGTATGAACCCTGGGAAATCTAATGTATGATCTAATGGTATAATTAAAGGTCCAATAGAAGGATTGTTTGAAATTTGCTAATTATTTATGTGAGCAATTGAATTTGAGTGTAATTAACATGATTTTATACTTTTCCCAAAAATACCAAACTGGTTcctaacaataaataaaaccttACTGAGCACTGGTTAAAATGACCTATTTTTCAGAAATTCTTTGCATGTAGCTAACTGGTTCCAGTTAGCTTTCATTTAGTAGTGATGCTAACATATATAATAGCCTGATAAtgacctcctcctccactgACTCTGTAGACTCAGCAGCCATTTTAGGTACTGTCGTCTGGACTGAGGAAGCTTCTTTGATATTCTGGGATGTGAGTGTACGTGCAATGAGAGAGGCCTGGTTCCGAGGAGGGAAGAGGTGAGAGCGTTTCAACAGACCTGGCGTGTGGGCAGGCATCAACACTGTTTCACTTCTTGCTCGTGTAGTCTTAGAAGGTTCATagaatgcttttttaaaaattttttttattatgtctgGAGATATATTTACCAAATTTGACCTGGgtattgtaaataatttttgctGTGGATTTTTGACGGTGAAAATGGTAGACTGTAGAAATGTCAATTACCAAGTTTGACAGGATTATACTTAACCATGACTTTTATTTGATTGGATTATTTGTGGTATTTGTATAGCAATTTATGATACAAACTGCACTGTCATGCTATACTGACTTACTAGGCTTTCTGCCACTGATACAACTGTAATATGTGTGAGATTGAAAAATTTGCTCTCCTCTGTGACAAGTGAGGCATGCCAGAACTATCTACAGccctaaaataaaaacagtgataTTAAATCTATTTGGGTTTTATCTTTTATAATATGAGGTCAGTCACATCACTCACATTACTGCAAACTGGTTAAATTAAGGACAGTACAGATAATcctaaattatttatttggttgattaatttttaataatttgaaCAGAATGAGCTCTAATGTTCATGCATGCTCTGACAGGTATTGAGTTTGAGTGCAGAGGGACATGGTGATGCATGGTGTTGTGGTGACAGTTTCATTCATCAGTCCCAGACTAGGCAGCTCCTGAGTAAGTAATGATGGAGCTGCCAAGCCTCACAGCCAGGAGTGTTCACGTACTCAGCAAAGACACGAAGgactacatacacatacacacacggtcACATCTGAATACACAGTTATCAGGGGAGCTGCACATGCATAGTGAGTGCCAGAAACATTTCCCACATATGCATTCACCACCCACATTCCTTACACCTCCACTCACCAGTCTTTTTATTAAGAGTATGTAATCACAGGTGTACAGGTGTTacaggtgtacaggtgtacACGTATtacaggtgtacaggtgtgCAGTTACACACTATATCTTATCTGTCACAATGCCCTGTTCATCATCTGCCATTttcctgaccacaggaccactgctgactgaaTGTTATTTGCTTGGGGTCAAAACAGCAGGGACACTgtatctttaaaatgttcatagtTAATAGGGTGCTAAGTGTTTGCATTACCTGCACACGACAATGTTCTATAACACCTTTGAGGTAATAAactgttcttctgtttctttacACTAAATGACTATGTAGATATAGGTTTAGGGTTATTATTTctagggttcgggttagggttaataTTTCTAGGTTTTAGACATCATATTTATAGAATTTATAAAAAGTCTATTTAAATTAGACAGTGACGCatttataaacaaatgcataacaGTTGTTGCCCCATACAAATAAAGCTGCCATACTCCTCCAACGGACACTCTGCATAGAAATGTGCAGTCCGCCTCACAACCCTGAATATTCACAACTCAACCAGGTCTTCCAGCAGTCAGAGGGGCCGGGGCCAGGAGTCAGTATCGGGATAATAGTATTAttgcaataataaaaacagtctACCATCAGAGACAGATGAACATGCTTGCAGCAGCCATGCAAGTAAAGGAACAATGGTAAAGATTATTACTGGAAGAATAATCCagtaataaatcattaaaatagaaaaaggTACCACAGGAAATAAAGCAAATCCAGATTTTTTACTGAAGTTATTTAGTTGAATATTCAGAATGAATATTGAAGTTATTGCTCCTAAGTGCATAATCTGTACATCATACTTTATGTTGTCCATATGAAAAAGATCGGGTAAATATGGAATTTATCAGAGaagaaagaattaaaaataaatgtaaaaatcaatTATGGATTCCAGTTTCCCCATACAAAAATTCCCATTATAAACCCTTCCAATTTACCAGTAAAACGAGCATATGTGTGGGCTTCGGTAGCAACAGTAGCAGCCCTGCCAGACTGTGTTTTTAAGGGAAGTGTCAGGGGAAGACATCATTTCTGGGTGGCACAGTAGAACCACGGCTCTCCATTACTGCCTGCTGCTAGCCACTCCTGCTGTCTGACATGACAGGTCTGCTTCAGCTAGCAAATATGAATGTACATAGTGCAAAGCTGCAAAATGCAAAGTTGTGCAGTGTCAAAAATGAGAAATTAGGTCAAAGTGTTACATGTCCCGTACTGCTGTACATGGAGAGGTCCCTGCAAGTCCCTGCAGAGAAAAGTGTGATAATGAGATCAACACAGTAGAGCACAAAGCAATGAAAAGATACACGTGATGCACTTGACCACATTTATGTCTACTGCATGTTCAGTTCTTATAGTTATTTTACTGCGGTAGATAATTGGACTTTGATCTGTTATGcttaaaatgtgaatgtgtaatgatatatttttgaatgaatgtgaatggaTGTTGATTTAATGGTAAAATGTAGTTAATCTGATGATAATAAAGGTAAGCCATGGTACATTGATCCTGAAATGCACCTCTCACATATATTAAACAACCCAGATGTTCACATATACACGCTCATATATTGCTTTGCCCCCTACACTAAATACAGTAAACCCAGTGCAGAGACTAGAATAATATTTCTGCTGTAGTCAGCAGCCAAGTGGCAATACAGGTCGATGGCACCCGATCTTTTTCATGTTATGAGCTATGGCTGCATGAATAATTAAACCAATCAATCTCGAGGTAGCGCAGGGCTATTATTCCGATCGATCTGAGGGTTCATCTGTGTAGCAAACTGAAGCCCAGAATGCTCAGCTGAGATGATACACTTTTCATTATATTGCTGCAAATCTTTGATCCCCCAGAGAGTTTTCTAATTAATCAGGCCAGAGAAAAGTGCTTCAAAGTCTACTAACGGCATCAGCATttgggcttcatcagagaagcAGGGAGCACCTTGATCACTATTTTTTGGtaatttttctttcctttttcttttcttgagAGTGTTTTCAGTGTGGACAAAGATAATCCACTCAGGAATCTCGTCACCTCCATTCTACCTGACTCAACATTTAAACTGATGGGAATCAATGACCCAGACAgcagccacatacacaccaccatTTACACCACCatttacactacacatacacacactccactattACACTGAAACACCTACACCCAACACCATTTACCCtacaacacctacacacaccaccatatACACTACAACACCTACACACGCCACCATTTATACTACAGTgactacacacactacaattTACACTAAAAAATCAATACACAATAACATTTATACCATAATACTAATACATACCACCACTACATCTTttgttacgaccctgtctaggctgggaggcccTAACATAGGGTttgagtgttacagcagtagaaaTGAGTGATGCAATGAATAACCAAGCAATAAAGTTTACAGCAAAGatcaagtgtatttacaagttttggtgttcAAAGAGTGccaggagtgaccaaggccaacacaacaaataaaaaccacagTAGAAACAAAAAGATGGCTGACTAAgctaaaaaagataaaaagacaatgactacactgactacacttttagaaacaaagagaaaccCACACCTAAACAAAATGGCAGACACTCCCTACCACCAATGTATAACTATACAcaggacaaataaaaaaaaaaaaaaaaaaaaaaaaaattatatatatatatatatatatatatatatatatatatatatatatatatatatatatatatatatatatatacacgagatacaagaaacatatattatccagcaatcaaacaaacaaggggcaaaacaaaccagaaatcAAGCCCTTTCACCTATGTCAGGATCTTCCTTAAGTGCATGCTTTGCAGATCCCTTGTCACCTTGTCACCAACCTCTAATGAATGACCAACAGCTTTTCAGTCATAGATTTGCCTTCATAGCTGCCTTAGAGTCGTTAAGATTGCATTTGGCTAGTTGTCAAACAAAGTGCAATCGATTATGTAATTTGGCAACGAATTCACAAAGGAGGACACTATTCCGGGGACTGGATGACAACCATTGGTCATATAAAACCT is a window of Electrophorus electricus isolate fEleEle1 chromosome 3, fEleEle1.pri, whole genome shotgun sequence DNA encoding:
- the angel2 gene encoding protein angel homolog 2 isoform X1, with the protein product MYRHPNVHYASQAANTNRSMLARPLTAATSAQTFARARRHWHRHQPRTSWWWGQFPEQSWSPSTSHTDHATAPRPPDPLRWREWRRPGLFPHSVPQHISPVHLYSGGMDRADEEGLRKRKRSEDSGSHGNWQRSPKRSALEESQEQSPVWLHITGASLPPGKVPPSSENRGTKTELKREWEEACGYGPRETGSIRERHFDFSVMSYNILSQELLLSNAYLYKHCNPLILSWGHRFTKIIKELEQHSADIMCLQEVQEDHYLKQIKPSLESLGYHCEYKRRTGRKPDGCAVVFKRERFSLLSRHPVEYFRRGIPLLDRDNVGLILLLQPVEPSACHICVANTHLLYNPRRGDIKLAQLSMLLAEISRVAGLADGSTCPVVLCGDFNSLPCSPLCSFIRESRLDYTGLSIGKVSGQEDGSRGQRLLTAPIWPTCLGISQQCQYESQATTTDQAVKELNLQALSALNSASGSDMSTGVGAGKDFSSLLLPGSKKLCIEHGLRLTSAYSHYLRENSRPEITTCHARTAVTVDYIFYSALSECSTPEERGLQLLARLALVGEAELREVNRLPNQHHSSDHLPLIACFRLPS
- the angel2 gene encoding protein angel homolog 2 isoform X2, translating into MLARPLTAATSAQTFARARRHWHRHQPRTSWWWGQFPEQSWSPSTSHTDHATAPRPPDPLRWREWRRPGLFPHSVPQHISPVHLYSGGMDRADEEGLRKRKRSEDSGSHGNWQRSPKRSALEESQEQSPVWLHITGASLPPGKVPPSSENRGTKTELKREWEEACGYGPRETGSIRERHFDFSVMSYNILSQELLLSNAYLYKHCNPLILSWGHRFTKIIKELEQHSADIMCLQEVQEDHYLKQIKPSLESLGYHCEYKRRTGRKPDGCAVVFKRERFSLLSRHPVEYFRRGIPLLDRDNVGLILLLQPVEPSACHICVANTHLLYNPRRGDIKLAQLSMLLAEISRVAGLADGSTCPVVLCGDFNSLPCSPLCSFIRESRLDYTGLSIGKVSGQEDGSRGQRLLTAPIWPTCLGISQQCQYESQATTTDQAVKELNLQALSALNSASGSDMSTGVGAGKDFSSLLLPGSKKLCIEHGLRLTSAYSHYLRENSRPEITTCHARTAVTVDYIFYSALSECSTPEERGLQLLARLALVGEAELREVNRLPNQHHSSDHLPLIACFRLPS